From a single Candidatus Omnitrophota bacterium genomic region:
- a CDS encoding sodium-translocating pyrophosphatase, giving the protein MNSILVVFFGAFLAISFCGYLIRWIFSQPEGNETMKTISGYIFKGAKGYLRQQYKVVSIFFAVVFVVLLAMALKGFLVIFVPFAFLTGGLFSGFCGWLGMYVATKSNARTAYAAQQSLNKGLRVAFSAGTVMGFMVVGLGLLEMASWFVILKWYYASHALPQGSDLLTAITSTMLCFGMGASSYALFARLGGGIYTKAADVGADLVGKVEAGIPEDDPRNPAVIADLVGDNVGDVAGMGADLYESYVDSIVATMALAAAAGLGINGVITPLLMAACGVVASLIGFFFVKTKENATQKTLLRALRKGVWTASALVIVFSFLVVIFVLGKSYIGIFGSVIIGLMAGVFIGQFTEYFTSAVHGPTKALAESSKTGPATMIIEGMALGMLSPVGAVFTVSCAILGSFAVSGGFSNFGMGLYGVGISAVGMLSTLGITLATDAYGPVADNAGGIAEMAGLPKEVRDRTDQLDSLGNTTAATGKGFAIGSAALTALALIVAYRDHVIHEAVRLGVNVSMDISLFDPNVIIGIFIGAMMPFVFCAFSLQAAGRAAGTIIEEARRQFREIKGLLEGKAEADYSRCVVLTTKAAQRQMILPSLLAIIAPIVVGLCLGVRGEVGLLVGALSSGFVLAIFMANSGGAWDNAKKYIEAGNLGGKGSDSHKAAVCGDTVGDPFKDTAGPSLNILIKLMSMVSIVFSGLIISYSFFK; this is encoded by the coding sequence ATGAATTCGATTTTAGTAGTTTTCTTTGGGGCATTTTTGGCAATTAGTTTTTGTGGCTATCTTATTCGTTGGATATTTAGTCAGCCCGAAGGTAATGAGACTATGAAAACCATCTCGGGTTATATTTTTAAAGGTGCCAAGGGCTATCTGAGACAACAGTATAAGGTAGTTTCTATTTTCTTTGCTGTGGTCTTCGTCGTTCTTCTAGCAATGGCACTTAAAGGTTTTTTAGTTATATTTGTTCCTTTTGCTTTTTTAACTGGTGGTTTATTTAGTGGTTTTTGTGGTTGGTTGGGGATGTATGTAGCAACTAAGTCTAATGCCCGTACTGCTTATGCCGCTCAGCAAAGTTTAAATAAAGGCCTGCGAGTTGCCTTTAGTGCTGGTACGGTTATGGGCTTTATGGTCGTAGGTCTTGGTTTGCTTGAGATGGCCAGTTGGTTTGTTATTTTGAAATGGTACTATGCCAGTCATGCCTTACCTCAAGGAAGCGATCTTTTAACCGCTATCACTTCAACCATGCTTTGTTTTGGGATGGGTGCATCTAGCTATGCTCTTTTTGCTCGTTTGGGCGGAGGTATCTACACTAAGGCGGCTGATGTTGGTGCTGATTTGGTGGGAAAAGTAGAAGCCGGGATTCCCGAAGATGATCCCCGAAACCCAGCCGTAATTGCCGATTTGGTAGGTGACAATGTTGGTGATGTTGCTGGAATGGGAGCTGATCTTTACGAATCATACGTTGATTCAATTGTGGCCACTATGGCTTTAGCCGCAGCTGCCGGTTTGGGTATAAATGGTGTAATTACTCCGTTACTTATGGCCGCTTGTGGAGTTGTCGCTTCTCTGATTGGATTCTTCTTTGTGAAGACTAAGGAAAATGCTACTCAGAAAACATTATTGCGGGCTCTCCGCAAGGGAGTTTGGACGGCATCCGCTTTGGTAATTGTATTTTCTTTTTTAGTAGTTATTTTTGTTTTAGGCAAAAGCTACATTGGAATCTTTGGCTCAGTTATAATTGGTCTTATGGCTGGAGTTTTTATCGGTCAATTTACTGAGTACTTTACTTCAGCTGTACATGGCCCGACTAAGGCCTTGGCTGAATCTTCAAAAACCGGTCCAGCTACTATGATTATTGAAGGAATGGCCTTAGGTATGCTTTCACCGGTAGGGGCAGTTTTTACTGTCAGTTGTGCTATTTTGGGAAGTTTTGCTGTTAGTGGCGGTTTTAGCAATTTTGGAATGGGTCTTTACGGTGTAGGTATCTCAGCGGTTGGGATGCTTTCTACTTTAGGTATAACTTTGGCTACCGATGCTTATGGCCCAGTTGCCGACAATGCTGGAGGGATTGCTGAGATGGCCGGATTACCTAAAGAGGTGCGTGATCGAACCGATCAGCTTGATTCTTTAGGCAATACAACTGCTGCAACCGGAAAAGGGTTTGCTATTGGTTCAGCAGCCTTAACTGCTCTAGCGTTAATAGTTGCTTATCGTGACCACGTTATCCACGAAGCAGTGCGTTTGGGGGTAAATGTGTCAATGGATATAAGCCTTTTTGACCCTAATGTGATTATTGGAATTTTTATCGGTGCGATGATGCCTTTTGTATTTTGCGCTTTTTCTCTGCAAGCAGCAGGAAGAGCTGCTGGGACAATTATTGAAGAGGCCAGAAGGCAATTTCGTGAGATAAAAGGTTTACTTGAGGGTAAAGCAGAGGCTGATTATTCACGCTGTGTTGTTTTAACTACTAAAGCTGCCCAGCGTCAGATGATACTTCCATCGCTTTTAGCGATTATTGCTCCTATCGTGGTTGGGTTATGTTTGGGGGTAAGAGGCGAGGTTGGCCTTTTAGTTGGAGCTTTATCTTCGGGATTTGTTTTAGCTATTTTTATGGCTAATTCCGGTGGTGCTTGGGATAATGCAAAAAAATATATCGAAGCCGGAAACCTCGGCGGTAAAGGTTCTGATTCCCATAAGGCTGCAGTTTGTGGCGATACAGTGGGGGATCCTTTTAAGGATACGGCTGGACCATCATTAAATATTCTTATTAAGTTGATGTCGATGGTCTCTATAGTATTTAGTGGATTAATCATTAGTTACAGTTTTTTTAAATAA
- a CDS encoding glycoside hydrolase family 5 protein, giving the protein MSKTKAIKGVNLGSWLLMEGYILGGRNIAEHIFKRKFQNIYGQKELRKFEVCFRDNFITQGDFKNISDIGARVVRLPFNYRLIESKPYCYCERGFAYLERAFSWAKKYGLGIILDLHAAPGAQNCDWHGDSAGQALLWDKKQYRQRTFCLWEAIADRFKDDKSLIGYDVLNEPVLGKRSNQVLKEFYRGVIKHIRRVDKKHTIYLEGNNWAQEVNFLVDLIDANTAISIHTYHPLSYTFNFEPFNKFPGKIDGQLWNKDRMYRYLEPYYKFSLKNKVKIFVGEFGINWRGGFFGEREWLKVILGVFESFGFEYTYWTYKAVSQAAFPDGIYQYVNNSPYLQREGPEYGWETYLRHWGKNKKDVINFWKTKNYRPNENIIKILKTYFKK; this is encoded by the coding sequence ATGTCAAAAACTAAAGCAATAAAAGGTGTTAATCTAGGTAGCTGGCTTCTTATGGAAGGTTACATCCTCGGTGGTCGAAATATTGCTGAACATATTTTTAAGAGAAAGTTTCAAAACATATATGGTCAAAAAGAACTTAGGAAATTCGAAGTTTGCTTTAGAGATAATTTTATAACTCAAGGAGATTTTAAGAATATCTCTGATATTGGGGCTAGGGTTGTTCGGCTACCCTTTAACTATCGCTTGATAGAGTCAAAACCATATTGCTATTGTGAGCGTGGCTTTGCTTATTTAGAAAGAGCATTTTCTTGGGCCAAAAAATACGGTTTAGGGATAATCCTAGATCTTCACGCTGCCCCTGGTGCTCAGAATTGCGATTGGCATGGTGATAGTGCCGGTCAGGCTTTGCTTTGGGATAAGAAGCAATATCGCCAGAGAACTTTTTGCCTTTGGGAAGCCATAGCAGATAGATTTAAGGATGATAAGTCTCTGATTGGGTACGATGTTTTGAATGAACCGGTGTTAGGAAAAAGGAGCAACCAGGTTCTTAAAGAGTTTTATCGGGGAGTTATAAAACATATCCGAAGAGTTGACAAAAAGCACACGATATATTTAGAGGGTAATAATTGGGCACAGGAAGTTAATTTTTTGGTTGATTTAATAGATGCTAACACGGCAATTAGTATTCACACCTATCATCCATTAAGTTACACGTTTAATTTTGAGCCTTTTAATAAGTTTCCGGGAAAGATAGACGGGCAGCTGTGGAATAAAGATAGAATGTATAGATATTTAGAGCCTTACTATAAGTTTTCGTTAAAAAATAAGGTTAAAATTTTTGTAGGAGAGTTTGGGATTAACTGGCGGGGAGGTTTTTTTGGGGAACGAGAGTGGCTCAAGGTCATTTTGGGTGTTTTTGAAAGTTTTGGTTTCGAGTATACTTACTGGACTTATAAGGCAGTTTCTCAAGCAGCATTTCCTGATGGGATTTATCAATATGTTAATAATTCTCCATATCTTCAGAGGGAGGGCCCTGAGTATGGCTGGGAAACCTATCTAAGGCATTGGGGAAAAAATAAAAAAGATGTTATTAATTTCTGGAAAACAAAAAATTATCGGCCCAACGAAAATATTATAAAAATACTAAAAACCTATTTTAAAAAATGA
- a CDS encoding ribulose-phosphate 3-epimerase has protein sequence MIVPALLTDQKDKLIEMTEICSEFTDYVQVDIMDGVFVPSRSITIKDLKGVKFPVRSEAHLMVSDPLAWLDVFRKIGAEKIIYHFEIGGDQQALISKIKEEGFKVGVALNPPTNIDELKPILSDIDSVLFMSVNPGFYGANFIPEVLEKVKSFKSANQNIKIGIDGGIKLSNVKAAKEAGVDDICVGSAILKSDFPKKAYEEFVNVAYG, from the coding sequence ATGATAGTACCAGCATTACTTACTGATCAGAAAGATAAGCTTATTGAGATGACTGAGATTTGTTCTGAGTTTACTGATTATGTTCAAGTTGATATCATGGATGGAGTATTTGTTCCTTCCAGGAGTATAACTATTAAAGATTTAAAAGGAGTAAAATTCCCAGTTAGGTCCGAGGCCCATCTTATGGTTTCTGATCCTTTAGCTTGGTTGGACGTTTTTCGGAAAATCGGTGCCGAAAAAATTATTTACCATTTTGAAATTGGTGGAGATCAGCAAGCTTTAATTTCCAAAATTAAAGAAGAGGGTTTTAAAGTAGGGGTTGCGCTTAATCCACCAACAAATATAGATGAACTTAAACCGATATTATCTGATATTGATTCAGTTCTTTTTATGTCGGTCAATCCCGGATTTTATGGAGCTAATTTTATTCCTGAAGTTTTGGAAAAAGTAAAAAGTTTCAAGTCTGCTAATCAGAATATTAAAATCGGAATTGACGGAGGCATCAAATTATCCAATGTTAAGGCGGCCAAAGAGGCTGGTGTTGACGATATCTGTGTGGGAAGTGCAATTTTAAAGAGTGATTTTCCTAAAAAAGCATATGAGGAGTTTGTTAACGTAGCTTATGGCTAA
- a CDS encoding divergent polysaccharide deacetylase family protein has product MAKILRIFIFIVLIIIPIVFYSSLNKSGDHSKSLLDLGKDQPSLKPSIALIFDDLGGSLTELREIYSLDIPLTVSIIPNLKFSKNIAHIASRCGFSVFIHLPMEPKKSENYRTDQYRFISGSLSQRENKSLLRNYLNSIRIAIGVNNHMGSMATEDRELMSIFVQAVKNKGLIFVDSRTSLDSVAYEIAHRVGLPCGYNEGFLDAVNDLDHMQKQIDQLLKKAKEKGKIIIIAHPRAGTIEFLKQRVAALKEEVDFITIKEYFKP; this is encoded by the coding sequence ATGGCTAAAATTTTACGAATTTTTATTTTTATTGTTTTAATTATTATCCCAATAGTCTTTTATAGTTCTTTAAATAAAAGTGGGGATCACTCCAAGTCTTTACTTGATTTAGGCAAAGATCAACCGTCACTCAAACCGTCAATAGCATTAATTTTTGACGATTTAGGCGGTAGCTTAACTGAGTTACGGGAAATATATTCTTTAGATATTCCACTTACGGTTTCGATTATACCCAATTTGAAGTTTTCAAAAAATATCGCCCATATCGCATCGCGTTGCGGGTTTAGTGTTTTTATCCATTTGCCAATGGAGCCAAAAAAAAGTGAGAATTATAGAACCGACCAATATCGGTTTATTAGCGGTAGCTTGAGCCAACGTGAAAATAAATCTTTGTTGCGTAATTATCTGAACTCGATAAGAATTGCGATTGGAGTTAACAATCACATGGGCTCAATGGCTACTGAGGATAGGGAGTTAATGAGTATTTTTGTGCAGGCAGTAAAGAACAAGGGGTTGATTTTTGTTGATAGTCGTACTTCGCTAGATTCAGTTGCCTACGAAATAGCTCATCGTGTCGGTTTGCCTTGTGGTTATAACGAAGGTTTCCTAGACGCTGTTAACGATTTGGATCATATGCAGAAGCAAATAGATCAATTGTTAAAAAAAGCTAAAGAAAAGGGAAAAATAATCATCATTGCTCATCCGCGAGCAGGCACAATAGAATTTCTTAAGCAAAGGGTAGCGGCGCTAAAGGAAGAAGTAGATTTTATTACCATAAAAGAATATTTTAAGCCTTAG
- a CDS encoding epoxyqueuosine reductase QueH, producing the protein MKKVLLHICCGVCALYCFERLRKDGFSVEGFFFNPNIHPYFEYLKRRRAAEIAAENSGILMQEGNYRIFDWFKIHKPYHEDVEGGLRCESCYRMRLEKTMALCCDKNYDYFTTTLTISPHKKSSVVFKVGSDIGKDKFLAIDFKKKDGFKRTIGQAKKLGIYRQGYCGCVYSKNEREIPLIQ; encoded by the coding sequence ATGAAGAAGGTCTTATTGCACATTTGTTGTGGCGTTTGCGCTCTTTATTGCTTCGAGAGGTTGCGCAAAGATGGTTTTTCGGTAGAAGGTTTCTTTTTTAATCCTAATATCCACCCTTATTTTGAATATCTAAAGCGTCGACGGGCTGCTGAAATTGCAGCTGAAAACTCCGGTATTTTAATGCAGGAAGGAAATTATCGCATTTTTGATTGGTTCAAAATTCATAAACCTTACCATGAAGACGTTGAGGGCGGTCTCAGGTGTGAGTCTTGCTATCGAATGCGCCTAGAGAAAACAATGGCTTTATGCTGTGATAAAAATTACGATTACTTTACGACAACTTTAACAATTAGTCCGCATAAAAAGAGTAGTGTTGTTTTTAAGGTTGGTAGTGATATCGGTAAGGATAAATTTTTAGCTATTGATTTTAAGAAAAAAGATGGTTTTAAGAGAACTATTGGTCAGGCTAAAAAATTAGGTATTTATCGACAAGGCTACTGCGGGTGTGTATACAGTAAGAATGAAAGAGAGATTCCACTCATTCAATAG
- a CDS encoding TIGR01212 family radical SAM protein (This family includes YhcC from E. coli K-12, an uncharacterized radical SAM protein.) yields the protein MKERFHSFNSYLQNIFGERVQRISLDAGFGCPNIDGTLSTQGCIYCNNKGFSKFARSNLPLEDQIANSVEFYKKRLGANKFIAYFQSFTNTYADQETLSKRYDLIRKFPQIVGLFISTRPDCVNEEKMKLIASYKKDYLVWVEYGLQTTQEPILRLINRNHSYEDFLGAYKLARDYEINVGVHLIMGLPTSSYENVIEDANRLAKLDIQGIKFHIFHLLRGTQLELLHKKNNFNFLTQDEYVKNICDFLELMPTSLVVLRLISNAHPDYLIAPSWINNKHAVIEQIRKELENRGTRQGYRYESVCS from the coding sequence ATGAAAGAGAGATTCCACTCATTCAATAGCTATCTGCAAAATATTTTTGGTGAACGAGTTCAGCGGATAAGCCTCGACGCTGGTTTTGGATGCCCTAATATTGATGGGACCCTAAGTACCCAGGGCTGTATTTATTGCAACAATAAGGGGTTTTCTAAATTTGCTCGCAGTAATTTACCTTTAGAAGACCAAATAGCAAATTCTGTTGAGTTTTATAAAAAGCGTTTAGGAGCAAATAAATTTATTGCTTATTTTCAATCTTTCACCAATACTTATGCTGATCAAGAAACGTTAAGTAAGCGATATGATCTTATAAGGAAATTTCCTCAGATAGTCGGTTTGTTTATTTCTACTCGTCCTGATTGTGTTAATGAAGAGAAAATGAAGCTCATCGCTAGCTACAAGAAGGATTATTTGGTCTGGGTCGAATATGGGCTGCAGACTACGCAAGAGCCTATTCTACGGTTAATAAATCGCAATCACAGCTATGAAGATTTTCTCGGCGCTTATAAGTTAGCCAGAGATTATGAAATTAATGTCGGTGTACATCTAATAATGGGTTTACCGACATCTAGTTATGAAAATGTGATTGAAGACGCAAACCGTCTTGCTAAGTTGGATATTCAAGGAATAAAATTTCACATTTTTCATCTTTTACGGGGAACTCAACTAGAGCTACTACACAAAAAAAATAACTTTAATTTTTTAACTCAAGATGAATATGTAAAAAATATTTGTGACTTTTTAGAATTAATGCCGACCTCTTTAGTAGTTTTAAGGCTTATTTCTAATGCTCATCCTGATTATTTGATTGCTCCTTCTTGGATTAATAATAAACATGCTGTGATAGAGCAGATAAGAAAAGAATTAGAAAATAGGGGGACTAGGCAAGGCTATCGTTATGAAAGTGTTTGTAGCTAG
- the dtd gene encoding D-tyrosyl-tRNA(Tyr) deacylase: MKVFVARVTEGKIVVADEPIGSILKGISVFVGFENGDTEENLSAMAEKVVNLRIFEDNQGKLAYSAKDKGYAILAIPNFTLCASADKGRRPSFDNSMPYQLAEKFFDDFVLVLKTYGLEVEEGVFGAHMNINLGLDGPVNIVLDSKK, encoded by the coding sequence ATGAAAGTGTTTGTAGCTAGAGTTACTGAAGGTAAAATCGTTGTTGCCGATGAGCCGATTGGTTCAATTTTAAAAGGTATTTCTGTTTTTGTAGGCTTTGAGAATGGTGACACTGAAGAAAACTTATCGGCAATGGCTGAAAAAGTTGTTAATTTGCGCATTTTTGAGGATAATCAGGGTAAGTTAGCCTATTCAGCTAAAGATAAGGGCTATGCAATATTAGCGATACCTAACTTTACCCTTTGTGCCAGCGCTGACAAGGGTCGTCGGCCTTCTTTTGATAATTCGATGCCTTATCAATTAGCTGAAAAGTTTTTCGATGATTTTGTTTTAGTTCTCAAAACTTATGGTTTAGAGGTTGAAGAAGGAGTTTTCGGCGCTCATATGAATATAAATTTAGGGCTGGACGGACCAGTGAATATAGTGCTTGATAGTAAAAAATAA
- the lgt gene encoding prolipoprotein diacylglyceryl transferase, protein MFPILFKIGPLTIYTYGFFVFLGVLCGYFACSSQAKKEGIAKDEFSDIFFWVIVFSFLGAKLLYLLIEWRYFLKNPLALIRSGFIFYGGIIAGLATVYFLAKRYKIKFLKLIDSIVIGIPLAHALGRLGCFFYGCCYGKPTKLWCGISFPKESPAGLSGLKVIPIQLVSVVSLVIIFLILLRIAKKKRFSGEIFLSYGFIYGIFRFVVEFFRGDPRGEIIFLSTSQLISLLVISLSGFLFYRWRRNY, encoded by the coding sequence ATGTTTCCAATCCTTTTTAAAATTGGCCCACTAACGATATATACTTACGGTTTTTTTGTTTTTCTCGGTGTGCTTTGTGGATATTTTGCTTGCAGCTCCCAGGCCAAAAAAGAGGGCATTGCTAAGGACGAGTTTAGTGATATTTTCTTTTGGGTAATTGTTTTTAGTTTTTTAGGAGCAAAATTGCTTTATCTCTTAATTGAATGGCGATATTTTTTAAAAAATCCTTTAGCACTCATTCGAAGTGGATTTATTTTTTACGGTGGGATCATTGCTGGTTTAGCGACAGTTTATTTTTTAGCGAAAAGATATAAAATAAAGTTTTTAAAATTAATTGATTCTATAGTAATTGGCATTCCTTTAGCTCATGCCCTGGGGCGGTTAGGATGCTTTTTTTACGGTTGTTGCTATGGAAAGCCGACTAAGCTTTGGTGCGGAATATCGTTTCCTAAAGAGTCTCCGGCTGGTTTAAGTGGTTTAAAAGTTATCCCTATACAATTAGTTTCAGTTGTTTCGCTAGTTATTATTTTTTTAATTCTTTTGCGAATTGCAAAAAAGAAAAGATTTTCCGGAGAGATATTTTTATCCTATGGTTTTATTTATGGGATTTTTCGTTTTGTTGTCGAGTTTTTTCGTGGAGATCCGCGCGGTGAGATTATTTTTCTCTCAACTTCGCAGTTGATTTCTCTTTTAGTGATATCGCTGAGTGGTTTCTTGTTTTATCGTTGGCGGCGGAATTATTGA